The sequence CGTTCCAAAACAAAAGGGATGCAGGTACAATTTCGAATCGAGGATAGAAAGGGAGCGCCACGATGTCCAGGCATTTCAACGGCGAGAAAGCCATCGCTCAAGCCGCGGATGCGATTGTCCGGCAAGCCGACCCGGAGCGGATTTACCTGTTCGGTTCCCGGGCGCGGGGAGAGGCCACCGCCGAGTCCGACGTGGACTTGCTGGTCGTGGAACGCGAGCCCTTCGGTCCGCGCCGCAGCCGCCTCCAGGAGATCAACAGCCTCTACAGAGCGATTT comes from Candidatus Tectomicrobia bacterium and encodes:
- a CDS encoding nucleotidyltransferase domain-containing protein, yielding MSRHFNGEKAIAQAADAIVRQADPERIYLFGSRARGEATAESDVDLLVVEREPFGPRRSRLQEINSLYRAISPYRIAADILVFSSEEFARWRNSINHVVGRCEREGKLLYARP